A genomic window from Syntrophorhabdaceae bacterium includes:
- a CDS encoding IS91 family transposase — protein MKRAFDGYERNHKLPFHVRKAAQAIMKCRTAELGGHMQVCPEGHYHRQWYNSCRHRFCPQCNWIRIEQWLERQKERLLACGHYHMIFTLPHELNELWLLNVKSMTNLLFTCIRDTLYEFFLDKKHIGGKPGIIATLHTWSQTMILHPHIHCLITEGGLAGDRRMSTKQKGYLLPVKAVMAVFRGKFLARMDAAVQRGLIILPDAMTIRQWKNLKNKLGRTKWNVHIRERYDHGQGILVYLSRYIRGGAMSNRRIVSFNEKNVAFAYKNSDRSKREKIVLTVTQFIQRYLLHVPCPYSKIVRYYGLYAPTAKDELNCCRNLFGQEAVSEPNVIDWQNYCEKKTYDHPERCPVCGSRLIQRMDIPRIPHFTNKEAIQSAA, from the coding sequence ATGAAAAGGGCATTTGACGGTTATGAGCGGAACCATAAGCTCCCTTTCCATGTCCGCAAAGCAGCACAGGCTATTATGAAATGCCGAACCGCAGAACTTGGCGGTCATATGCAGGTATGTCCCGAAGGACATTATCACAGGCAGTGGTACAACTCATGCAGACATAGATTCTGTCCTCAATGCAACTGGATCCGGATAGAGCAATGGCTTGAGAGGCAGAAAGAAAGACTCCTCGCCTGCGGTCATTACCATATGATCTTCACTCTCCCCCATGAACTGAATGAACTGTGGCTTTTGAACGTAAAGTCCATGACAAATCTTCTTTTTACCTGCATCAGAGATACGCTCTATGAGTTCTTTCTCGACAAAAAGCACATCGGGGGCAAACCCGGCATTATTGCAACACTGCACACGTGGAGTCAGACGATGATCCTCCATCCTCACATTCATTGCCTCATAACAGAAGGAGGTCTTGCCGGTGACCGGCGGATGAGCACAAAACAGAAGGGATATCTCCTGCCTGTCAAAGCAGTCATGGCTGTATTCCGGGGAAAGTTCCTCGCCCGCATGGATGCCGCCGTTCAAAGAGGACTGATAATCCTTCCCGATGCCATGACGATACGGCAATGGAAGAACCTGAAGAACAAACTTGGCAGGACAAAATGGAATGTCCATATAAGGGAACGATACGACCACGGACAGGGCATACTTGTTTATCTGTCCCGGTATATCAGAGGCGGCGCCATGTCGAACAGACGAATCGTCTCGTTCAATGAAAAAAATGTTGCCTTTGCCTATAAGAATTCCGACAGGTCCAAGCGGGAGAAGATTGTGCTTACAGTAACCCAATTCATACAAAGATATCTTCTTCATGTTCCCTGCCCTTATTCAAAGATAGTTCGTTATTACGGGCTATATGCGCCCACGGCAAAAGATGAATTAAACTGCTGCCGGAACCTGTTCGGCCAGGAAGCAGTCAGTGAGCCAAACGTCATAGACTGGCAAAACTACTGTGAGAAAAAAACATATGACCATCCTGAAAGGTGTCCTGTATGCGGCTCCAGGCTGATACAACGTATGGACATTCCCAGGATTCCCCACTTTACGAATAAAGAGGCGATCCAGAGTGCAGCCTGA
- a CDS encoding transposase → MARYKEYNYHQGKFIPISFDKQILPGTFEYTLNYLIDHELDLSAFDTRYVNDETGAPAYDPAVLLKIVLYAYSRGITSSRKIEQCCRENIIFMALSCDTHPHFTTIADFISTLDAEIVKLFCEVLLICDQMNLIGKEMFAVDGVKLPSNASKEWSGTKAELQKKKGKMEEALRQIMTRHKETDEKNLPPQEEKYITTLTENIKKIRTFLAENDDRPGQRGTPIKSNITDNESAKMKTSHGIVQGCDGLAVVDAKHQIIVHAGAYGAPQEQALLQPMIEGAKENFTAIGDANIFEKTTLTADSGFHSEKNMEMLDREGIDAYVADNRMRKRDPRFSQRDRYKERFRKEYAACYGTATTAFTTRFFTLSEDKKTCTCPAGKHLRPNGSSVTVKGNRAVKFRGRDTDCPFCDLRSKCLRYPDRTKTRQVYFFEGRLKSFAERMKKKIDSLSGRLIYNRRIVTVEPVFANICSTLGLDRFTIRGKKKVNIQWLLYCTVHNLLKVHRYGYGYA, encoded by the coding sequence ATGGCACGATATAAGGAGTACAACTACCACCAGGGTAAGTTCATTCCCATCTCCTTCGACAAACAGATCCTCCCGGGCACCTTCGAGTATACCCTCAATTACCTCATCGACCACGAACTCGATCTCTCTGCCTTCGATACCCGCTACGTGAATGATGAAACCGGGGCCCCTGCTTATGATCCTGCCGTTCTTTTAAAGATCGTCCTCTATGCCTACTCCCGGGGCATCACCTCAAGCAGGAAGATTGAGCAGTGTTGCAGAGAGAACATTATCTTCATGGCCCTTTCCTGTGACACCCATCCCCACTTCACCACCATCGCCGATTTTATCTCTACCCTCGATGCAGAGATTGTGAAGCTCTTTTGTGAAGTCCTCCTTATCTGTGATCAGATGAACCTCATCGGCAAGGAGATGTTTGCTGTAGACGGCGTCAAGCTTCCCTCGAACGCCTCGAAGGAATGGAGCGGAACCAAAGCGGAGCTTCAGAAAAAGAAAGGGAAGATGGAAGAGGCGTTAAGGCAGATCATGACCCGCCACAAGGAGACGGACGAGAAGAACCTCCCTCCCCAGGAAGAGAAGTACATAACCACCCTCACGGAGAACATAAAGAAGATCCGAACCTTCCTTGCTGAGAACGACGACAGGCCCGGTCAAAGAGGCACGCCCATAAAGAGCAACATCACCGACAACGAAAGCGCAAAGATGAAGACTTCCCACGGTATAGTTCAGGGCTGTGACGGTCTTGCCGTAGTAGACGCAAAGCACCAGATTATCGTCCATGCCGGAGCCTATGGCGCACCCCAGGAACAGGCCCTGCTTCAACCCATGATAGAAGGCGCTAAGGAGAACTTCACCGCCATCGGCGATGCCAACATATTCGAGAAAACCACCCTGACCGCAGACTCAGGCTTCCACTCCGAAAAGAACATGGAGATGCTCGACCGGGAGGGCATAGACGCCTACGTCGCAGACAACCGGATGAGGAAAAGGGATCCCCGCTTCTCCCAAAGAGACCGCTATAAGGAACGCTTCAGGAAAGAGTATGCCGCCTGCTACGGAACCGCCACCACTGCCTTCACCACCCGCTTCTTCACGTTAAGCGAGGATAAGAAGACCTGTACCTGTCCTGCCGGCAAACATCTGCGCCCCAATGGAAGCAGCGTGACGGTCAAAGGGAACAGAGCCGTCAAGTTCAGGGGGCGCGATACCGACTGCCCCTTCTGTGATCTCCGCAGTAAATGTCTCAGATACCCCGACCGTACGAAGACACGACAGGTCTACTTCTTTGAGGGAAGATTGAAGAGCTTCGCCGAAAGGATGAAAAAGAAGATCGACTCGTTATCGGGTCGTCTCATCTATAACAGAAGGATCGTCACCGTAGAGCCGGTATTTGCGAACATCTGCTCTACCCTAGGACTTGATAGATTCACCATCAGAGGGAAGAAGAAGGTGAACATCCAGTGGCTTCTCTACTGTACGGTCCACAATCTCCTCAAGGTGCACCGGTATGGATACGGGTATGCATAA
- a CDS encoding nucleoside deaminase, translated as MKIIFLIVLLVFVLSPTALPVSAGDYIISYGKETRSPTGHEPFIRQAFELAISAGKKGNHPFGALLVYQNKAILTAENTVHADSNVYGHAEINLMIKARREIPPEVLRESTMYVSTAPCMLCCSAMWYRDIARVVYGVSYKTFSKVTGVEDKSIPCEKLYQETGKPLEWIGPVLEEEGIKVFYLWPQDSSQSSILKNLEELGIVKTLQHGDRITPIDK; from the coding sequence ATGAAAATAATCTTCTTGATTGTTCTACTGGTATTTGTTCTGTCCCCGACCGCTTTGCCTGTCAGCGCCGGGGATTATATCATTTCATATGGAAAAGAAACGAGGAGTCCAACAGGCCATGAGCCTTTCATCCGACAAGCCTTTGAGTTGGCAATTAGTGCGGGAAAAAAGGGGAATCATCCTTTTGGTGCTCTGCTTGTCTATCAAAACAAAGCTATCTTGACTGCTGAAAACACGGTTCATGCAGATAGTAATGTTTACGGCCACGCGGAAATCAATCTTATGATAAAGGCCAGACGTGAGATTCCCCCTGAAGTATTGCGAGAAAGCACTATGTACGTCAGCACTGCCCCATGTATGTTATGCTGTTCAGCGATGTGGTATAGGGATATTGCAAGAGTGGTATACGGAGTGTCCTATAAAACCTTCTCAAAAGTGACCGGTGTTGAGGACAAGAGCATTCCCTGCGAAAAGCTTTATCAAGAAACCGGCAAACCGCTTGAGTGGATTGGCCCTGTTTTGGAAGAGGAGGGCATAAAGGTTTTTTACCTTTGGCCGCAAGATTCATCTCAGTCTTCTATTCTCAAGAATTTAGAAGAGCTTGGAATAGTAAAAACCTTGCAACATGGGGACAGGATTACCCCCATCGACAAATAA
- a CDS encoding DUF2971 domain-containing protein → MTKRLLGHYTSLFGLEGILQKRELRFGLFGRTNDPFENTDPEFEIRISDNVTGDSSIFFDDGELRKPFRLLCFSMSDTIDYFYKRPRMWAQYADNHRGCCLILDKNKFDRTFEALQVYQSRKCRSIVHYDLQEKEDELSAACRDLTALVPADGNVDSKRVTDYLYDKRRLFLHTKMRDWREEKEYRYCIYSRVQDDIFIDIAGSLQEIILGHKVSRFYQRMLFVWGKEKGIPVSFIFWENGFPVKIALKDTSFGVGIFK, encoded by the coding sequence ATGACAAAGAGACTATTGGGACATTACACCAGCCTATTTGGCTTGGAAGGTATCCTTCAAAAGAGAGAACTGAGGTTCGGTCTGTTTGGCCGAACCAACGACCCATTCGAGAACACAGACCCGGAATTTGAGATACGTATTTCCGATAATGTTACCGGGGACAGCAGTATATTTTTCGACGACGGCGAGCTGAGAAAGCCCTTCAGGTTATTGTGTTTTAGCATGTCAGATACAATTGATTATTTCTACAAAAGGCCCAGGATGTGGGCGCAATACGCTGACAATCATAGGGGATGTTGTCTTATTCTTGACAAGAACAAGTTTGATCGCACCTTTGAAGCACTGCAAGTATACCAGTCAAGGAAGTGCCGATCTATTGTACACTACGATCTTCAAGAAAAAGAGGATGAGCTGTCCGCCGCTTGCCGAGATCTCACAGCTTTGGTGCCAGCCGATGGGAACGTTGATTCCAAAAGGGTCACTGATTACCTATACGATAAGCGAAGACTGTTTTTGCATACAAAGATGCGCGATTGGAGGGAAGAGAAAGAATACCGCTACTGCATCTATAGTCGTGTGCAAGACGACATTTTCATTGATATAGCTGGTTCACTACAAGAAATAATTTTGGGTCATAAGGTAAGCAGGTTCTATCAGAGGATGCTCTTCGTCTGGGGAAAAGAAAAAGGAATCCCGGTAAGTTTCATCTTCTGGGAAAACGGTTTTCCCGTTAAGATCGCTCTAAAGGATACTTCTTTCGGCGTTGGCATCTTCAAGTAG
- a CDS encoding Hsp70 family protein, with amino-acid sequence MVDKEESEERRKFKILPLSIGIETVGGIFTPVVLRGTPLPAKRHQIFTTAEDDQKSVEIKIYIGERPIAQKNLEISRLHLTDLPGGPKGQPQITLSIEVAQDISIEGEAIEQQSMRRISIHADQTSINLDEKLIKEILQDAERSRDEDQVALRIKEQHNEAQNLIHQAEGILRDKDKIKIYDCKAIDQAVADLGLALQSNNLDQIRAQSSKLKNVLTSSNPFDFGNFGDIFGDVFETQTKRRPQTSRRSYETPSESSKQKPTQRAAAEGSPSVGPLRHDIGKIFGGCNFTPDPNLCFVLMPFLKAMDPIYTDHIKPLVESEGVSCQRADEIFGTNLITYDIWEKLNRTRFIVADLTGKNPNVFYEVGLSHALGKEVILITQSMDDVPFDLKSLRCLVYEFTPRGMKELEDKLVRTIRQVMSSVP; translated from the coding sequence AGAAGGAAATTCAAGATTCTTCCACTATCGATTGGGATCGAGACAGTTGGGGGTATCTTCACTCCTGTGGTTTTGCGGGGCACGCCTTTACCAGCAAAGAGACACCAAATCTTCACAACCGCGGAGGATGACCAAAAGAGTGTTGAAATCAAAATATATATCGGTGAGCGGCCCATTGCCCAGAAGAATTTGGAAATATCACGGCTACACCTCACCGACCTACCTGGCGGCCCAAAAGGCCAGCCCCAAATAACCTTAAGCATAGAAGTAGCGCAGGATATCTCAATCGAAGGCGAGGCAATAGAACAGCAATCCATGCGAAGAATATCCATCCATGCCGACCAGACCTCCATAAATTTAGATGAAAAACTGATCAAAGAGATACTGCAAGACGCTGAAAGAAGTAGAGACGAAGATCAAGTCGCGCTAAGGATCAAAGAACAGCACAATGAAGCACAGAATCTCATCCACCAAGCTGAAGGAATTCTGAGAGATAAAGATAAGATCAAGATATACGATTGCAAGGCAATAGATCAGGCAGTGGCAGACCTTGGCCTTGCGTTGCAAAGCAACAATTTGGATCAAATCCGAGCTCAATCTAGTAAGCTGAAGAATGTCCTTACAAGTTCCAACCCTTTTGATTTCGGAAACTTCGGAGATATTTTCGGCGACGTTTTCGAAACGCAAACAAAAAGGCGTCCACAAACATCCAGACGCAGTTACGAAACGCCTTCCGAATCATCAAAGCAAAAACCCACACAACGAGCGGCTGCGGAAGGCAGTCCATCGGTAGGCCCTCTTAGACATGATATAGGAAAGATATTTGGCGGCTGCAACTTCACACCCGACCCCAATCTCTGTTTTGTTCTTATGCCCTTTTTGAAGGCGATGGATCCGATTTATACGGACCACATCAAGCCACTCGTTGAATCAGAAGGAGTATCCTGCCAGAGAGCAGATGAGATATTTGGGACAAATCTAATAACTTATGATATTTGGGAAAAATTGAACCGTACTAGGTTTATTGTGGCCGACCTGACAGGTAAGAACCCTAATGTATTTTATGAAGTCGGGCTTTCTCACGCTTTAGGAAAAGAAGTAATACTCATCACTCAATCAATGGACGATGTTCCATTTGACTTGAAATCGTTGAGATGCCTCGTCTATGAGTTTACACCAAGGGGGATGAAGGAGCTTGAGGATAAGCTCGTTAGGACCATCCGTCAGGTCATGAGTTCTGTTCCGTGA
- a CDS encoding GNAT family N-acetyltransferase → MIRAFESSDMNDVLNIWLEASIGAHGFVGKEFWELRVDDMRETYIPDSDTYVFSENGTVKGFFSLQTDTLAAMFVSPDAQGKGIGQQLMNKAKSLRRKLNLTVYRKNEKGIQFYRKCGFNPVMERVDQHTGHIEILMEYSS, encoded by the coding sequence ATGATACGTGCTTTTGAATCATCGGACATGAATGATGTCTTGAATATTTGGCTGGAAGCCTCAATCGGCGCACATGGCTTTGTTGGAAAGGAGTTTTGGGAATTAAGAGTTGATGATATGCGTGAAACATATATTCCAGACTCCGACACTTATGTCTTTTCAGAGAACGGAACCGTTAAGGGCTTTTTCTCGCTCCAGACAGATACCTTGGCGGCAATGTTCGTGTCCCCTGATGCCCAGGGTAAAGGCATCGGGCAACAGTTGATGAATAAAGCAAAATCGCTGAGAAGAAAATTGAATCTCACCGTGTATCGTAAAAATGAGAAAGGCATTCAGTTTTATAGGAAATGTGGATTCAACCCCGTGATGGAAAGAGTTGACCAACACACTGGGCATATTGAAATCTTGATGGAGTACAGCTCATAA
- a CDS encoding SLATT domain-containing protein — MAPHSQTNDTADSRSILEGQLRECFGRVVYSHKTHEKCADILLSRLSRIKLWQIILSALTAGGFIAAVFGAGKIGALTGVLVSTALLVLNAYTKNYDMGELSQKHRQAGADLWIIREKYLSLITDLRMGEKPIEALQKERDDLLQELHSVYSGAPSTTYQAYKKAQEALKQLEDMTFSDEEIDAFLPKALKKG, encoded by the coding sequence TTGGCACCACATTCCCAGACTAACGACACCGCTGATTCTCGGTCGATTCTTGAGGGGCAGCTACGTGAGTGCTTCGGTCGTGTTGTGTATTCACACAAAACGCACGAGAAATGTGCTGACATCCTTCTTTCACGGCTTTCTCGGATCAAGCTATGGCAAATCATCCTCTCGGCGCTTACGGCGGGTGGTTTTATTGCCGCCGTGTTCGGCGCTGGAAAAATCGGGGCGTTGACCGGTGTTCTTGTATCAACGGCATTACTCGTTCTTAATGCATATACAAAGAATTACGACATGGGTGAGCTTTCCCAGAAGCACCGGCAAGCTGGTGCCGACCTGTGGATTATTCGGGAGAAGTATCTTTCCCTCATAACTGACTTACGGATGGGGGAAAAGCCAATTGAAGCTTTGCAGAAGGAGCGGGATGATCTGCTTCAAGAACTCCATTCGGTCTACTCAGGAGCCCCAAGCACGACCTATCAAGCATACAAAAAAGCGCAGGAAGCCCTAAAGCAACTTGAGGACATGACTTTCTCTGATGAGGAAATAGATGCATTCCTTCCGAAAGCACTAAAGAAAGGCTAA